CTGGAAGCCTTGCGCGTAGCTGATTTTCCCTGTATTGCGGTGATGATTACCAGTGATAAGTGCTACGATAATGTAGAATGGGTTTGGGGATACCGGGAAACCGATCACCTTGGTGGAAAGGATCCATACTCTGCCTCTAAAGGTGCGGCAGAACTCATCATCAAAACCTATTACCACACGTATTTTAAAAAGGATCAGCGTATAAAAATGTCATCCGTAAGAGCAGGAAATGTAATTGGCGGAGGCGACTGGGCCGACAGCCGGATTGTACCGGATTGCTTTAGGGCATGGGCATCGGGAGAAAAAGTGATCATCAGAAGCCCGGATGCGACGCGTCCATGGCAACATGTACTGGAGCCTTTAAGTGGTTATCTGAGAACAGGTGAATTGCTTGCAGCAACGGAGGGAAAGATAAATGGGGAAGCTTACAACTTTGGCCCCCCAACAGATCAAAATTATACGGTACTGGATCTGCTGAAGGAACTGGCGCTAAACTGGAATGAAGAAGACAAGGACATCTTACAAATTGAAGATGCCAAATTTCCGGAATCGGGCTTATTGAAACTGAATATTGACAAAGCACTGTACGATCAGCAATGGACCCCTACCCTGAATTTTAAAGAAACTGCTGCTTTTACCAGTGACTGGTATAAACACTATTACCAGGAAGGACCGGAAAGTATGTTGGATTTTACGGGCAAACAGATTGATGCTTACATTAAAGTAGCTGAAGAGAAAGGACTGTTATGGGCGAAGAATTAATTGCTGGCGTTTTCTTTTATCCACTTAGCCCAATTGAAACCACGGGTGGCAAAGTAATGCATGCCGTAAAAGGGCTGGATATTGATTTACCTGCCTTTGGAGAATGTTATTTTTCTACAGCAGTTTTTCATGATCCAAAGGCATGGAAAAAACATACTCAAATGGTATGCAACCTTTTTGTACCGAAAGGGGCTGTGCGCTTTGTGTTCTATGACGACAGGGAAGGCAGTGCAGATTATGGAAAGATCCAAGAATTTGAGCTCTCCGAAAATGCTTATGGTCGCCTGGTTATCCATCCCGGCATATGGTTCGGCTTTGCCAGTCTTGCCGGTGATGGCGACAGCATTGTGATGAACGTAGCCAGCATGCCTCATAGCCGCGAAGAGAGCATGAGACTGGAACCCGGCAGCAATACTATTCCTTACCAGTGGAAATTTTAACCCTTCGCGATGAAAGTATTTTTAACAGGCGCTTCAGGCATATTGGGTACAGACCTGATGAAGCAATTTCAGGAAAACAACCACGAAGTTTTGGGTTTTAGCTCTGCAGACATCAACCTTACTGATTTAAACGATGTAGGCCGAAAAATGGAGGCTTTTAAACCCGATCTGGTGATTCATAGCGCAGCAATGACAGCAGTGGACCTCTGTGAAACAGCGCCTGAACTGGCGTATGCCATTAACGTAAAAGGTACTGCCCATATGGCTCTGGCAGCACGGGCAGCAGGTTCAAAACTGGTTTACATTAGCAGTTGCGGCGTGTATGGCAAT
The nucleotide sequence above comes from Pedobacter sp. MC2016-14. Encoded proteins:
- the rfbG gene encoding CDP-glucose 4,6-dehydratase → MFNGIYKDKKVLVTGHTGFKGGWLCLWLKSMGAEVFGISDEVYTSPSLFEVAGLEREMTSQLADIRDLEQMKKLIQEIKPDFLFHMAAQPIVKKAFEEPVDTFTTNIIGTANILEALRVADFPCIAVMITSDKCYDNVEWVWGYRETDHLGGKDPYSASKGAAELIIKTYYHTYFKKDQRIKMSSVRAGNVIGGGDWADSRIVPDCFRAWASGEKVIIRSPDATRPWQHVLEPLSGYLRTGELLAATEGKINGEAYNFGPPTDQNYTVLDLLKELALNWNEEDKDILQIEDAKFPESGLLKLNIDKALYDQQWTPTLNFKETAAFTSDWYKHYYQEGPESMLDFTGKQIDAYIKVAEEKGLLWAKN
- a CDS encoding dTDP-4-dehydrorhamnose 3,5-epimerase family protein, encoding MGEELIAGVFFYPLSPIETTGGKVMHAVKGLDIDLPAFGECYFSTAVFHDPKAWKKHTQMVCNLFVPKGAVRFVFYDDREGSADYGKIQEFELSENAYGRLVIHPGIWFGFASLAGDGDSIVMNVASMPHSREESMRLEPGSNTIPYQWKF